In Desulfuromonadaceae bacterium, a genomic segment contains:
- a CDS encoding succinate dehydrogenase/fumarate reductase iron-sulfur subunit — protein MDLTLHIWRQKGPKDNGKLEIYNVTGIDTDQSFLEMLDVLNENLIKDGKEPVAFDHDCREGICGMCSQVINGRPHGPHEETTVCQLHMRRFKDGDEIFIEPWRARAFPLVKDLIVDRSALDSIIQAGGYVSCRTGGTPDANTHPIGKPIADYAMDAAECIGCGACVAGCPNSSAMLFTSAKVAQLAVQPQGKVEAVQRVKSMTAELKAQGFGNCTNHYECQASCPKGIDVKFIAKLNREYIKALVK, from the coding sequence GGGATTGACACCGACCAATCTTTCCTCGAGATGCTTGACGTCTTGAATGAAAATCTGATTAAGGATGGTAAGGAACCAGTTGCTTTCGATCATGATTGCCGCGAGGGTATCTGTGGGATGTGTTCACAGGTTATTAATGGTCGTCCTCATGGACCCCATGAAGAGACCACCGTTTGTCAATTGCATATGCGTCGCTTCAAAGATGGTGATGAAATCTTCATCGAACCTTGGCGTGCCCGTGCCTTCCCATTGGTCAAGGACTTGATCGTTGACCGTTCTGCTCTGGACTCTATTATACAAGCTGGCGGTTACGTCTCTTGCCGTACCGGTGGAACTCCAGACGCAAACACCCACCCGATTGGTAAGCCGATTGCCGACTATGCCATGGATGCTGCTGAATGTATCGGTTGTGGTGCCTGTGTGGCTGGTTGTCCCAATAGCTCTGCTATGCTTTTCACCAGTGCAAAGGTTGCTCAACTGGCGGTTCAGCCGCAAGGCAAGGTTGAGGCTGTGCAACGTGTTAAGTCGATGACGGCTGAACTCAAAGCGCAGGGATTCGGCAATTGCACCAATCACTATGAGTGTCAGGCATCCTGTCCGAAAGGGATCGATGTCAAGTTCATCGCGAAGCTCAATCGTGAATATATCAAGGCGCTGGTCAAGTAA
- the cas6 gene encoding CRISPR system precrRNA processing endoribonuclease RAMP protein Cas6, with product MPSQLPDYLNSVEFMRLHITLEFEEDIELTLADLLSLRRELLDAARSLDKQFGGDFTHLLTPHLGTDPAAIRRFQKPSPPLVLEIDPEMVGDYVAGDQLQLGFLLLGNAITEAQSLLRVLARLGEIGLHKGGGRYELIAVDSLRPDGTASPVWAEGQPWDKLEFLVDPFSWWFEAQRLDALTFEFITPARLVSGGKPLFRPTFKTLFPFILRRVGSQLSAYCFIEIHDINSLLDVAAQVRVEDNRLLWKDWKLFAAREKNRDLGGFMGSLTCSGSPLNDLLWVLRLGELFNVGKNAAWGAGRFKLNFSG from the coding sequence ATGCCTTCACAACTCCCTGATTACCTCAATTCCGTCGAATTCATGCGTCTGCACATCACTCTCGAATTCGAGGAGGATATCGAGCTGACCCTTGCTGACCTGTTGTCACTGCGTCGCGAACTTCTTGACGCCGCTCGCTCCCTCGACAAGCAGTTTGGAGGTGACTTTACGCACTTGCTGACTCCTCATCTTGGAACTGACCCCGCAGCCATCCGGCGTTTTCAGAAACCATCCCCCCCGCTGGTCCTTGAAATTGATCCTGAGATGGTCGGGGATTATGTTGCCGGTGATCAATTGCAACTTGGTTTTTTGTTGCTGGGCAACGCGATAACGGAGGCGCAATCGTTGCTACGCGTACTTGCGCGTCTTGGCGAGATTGGATTACACAAAGGGGGAGGGCGTTATGAGCTGATCGCGGTTGATTCATTGCGCCCTGACGGGACGGCCTCACCGGTATGGGCTGAAGGTCAGCCGTGGGACAAGCTGGAGTTTCTGGTCGACCCTTTCAGCTGGTGGTTTGAAGCGCAAAGGTTAGACGCCTTAACGTTTGAATTTATCACCCCGGCACGTCTGGTTTCAGGAGGGAAGCCACTCTTTCGCCCGACATTCAAGACCCTTTTCCCCTTTATACTGCGCCGTGTAGGCAGTCAGTTGTCTGCTTACTGCTTTATTGAAATACATGATATTAATAGCCTTCTCGATGTTGCTGCGCAAGTGCGGGTGGAGGATAATCGTTTGCTCTGGAAAGACTGGAAATTATTTGCCGCACGCGAGAAAAACCGCGACCTCGGCGGGTTTATGGGCAGCTTGACCTGTAGTGGTTCTCCCTTGAATGATTTATTGTGGGTATTGCGCCTGGGGGAATTATTTAATGTTGGCAAGAATGCTGCCTGGGGGGCAGGTCGTTTTAAACTTAATTTTTCAGGTTAA
- a CDS encoding zf-TFIIB domain-containing protein, translating into MNDAWDERKKALENEYFYKHEKELIERMRSEKRNAVIADFCKNRCPKCGDVIKAMTFRGVPLDKCVSCGGVWLGPKDLQLLAAKDHRTWFDLWFKAVDENRSED; encoded by the coding sequence ATGAACGATGCTTGGGATGAACGTAAAAAAGCTTTGGAAAACGAGTATTTTTACAAACATGAAAAAGAACTTATTGAACGCATGCGTAGCGAGAAACGCAATGCAGTCATTGCCGACTTTTGTAAAAACCGCTGTCCCAAGTGTGGGGATGTGATTAAAGCAATGACCTTTCGTGGTGTACCGCTGGACAAATGTGTTTCTTGTGGCGGAGTGTGGCTTGGTCCGAAGGACTTGCAGCTCCTGGCGGCAAAGGATCATCGTACCTGGTTCGATCTGTGGTTTAAAGCCGTGGACGAGAATCGTTCAGAAGATTAG
- the leuB gene encoding 3-isopropylmalate dehydrogenase — protein MSQSFKIAVLPGDGIGPEVMAEALKVLVAVEKKFAVKFDFTHANVGGAGIDLEGKALPASTVDICKASDAILFGSVGGPRWESLPPEEQPERGALLPLRKIFGLFCNLRPAVIFPALTANSSLKEEVIDGGFDILVVRELTGGIYFATPKGIEGEGAARSGFDTMRYSDAEVERISHVAFQAARKRSHKVCSIDKANVLSTSVLWREVVERVAREYPDVALSHMYVDNAAMQLCRWPKQFDVMLCGNMFGDIISDEAAMLTGSLGMLPSASIAGSRFGMYEPSGGSAPDIAGQGIANPIAQILSASMMLRYSFDMIDAATAIDAAVEKTLNDGIRTADIFRNGAGEIKVNTVGMGDAIIERI, from the coding sequence ATGTCCCAATCATTTAAAATAGCAGTTCTTCCAGGGGATGGAATTGGACCTGAGGTGATGGCTGAGGCGCTGAAGGTTCTCGTTGCTGTTGAAAAGAAGTTTGCAGTCAAGTTTGACTTTACCCATGCAAATGTCGGCGGAGCGGGGATTGATCTTGAAGGAAAGGCTCTGCCTGCTTCAACCGTCGATATCTGCAAGGCTTCTGATGCCATCCTGTTTGGTTCTGTCGGTGGTCCGCGGTGGGAGAGCTTACCCCCTGAAGAACAACCTGAGCGTGGAGCGCTCTTGCCGTTGCGCAAGATTTTTGGTCTTTTTTGCAATTTACGCCCGGCAGTCATCTTTCCCGCGCTGACAGCTAATTCGAGTCTCAAGGAAGAGGTCATCGACGGTGGATTCGATATCCTGGTTGTTCGCGAGTTGACAGGGGGGATTTACTTTGCCACGCCCAAGGGGATTGAAGGCGAAGGCGCGGCAAGGAGCGGTTTTGATACCATGAGGTACTCAGACGCTGAGGTCGAACGGATCAGTCACGTTGCTTTTCAGGCGGCGCGCAAACGCAGTCATAAGGTGTGCTCAATCGATAAGGCAAATGTACTTTCCACTTCAGTTCTCTGGCGCGAAGTAGTCGAGCGCGTTGCCAGGGAATATCCCGATGTGGCGCTCAGTCACATGTATGTTGATAATGCTGCGATGCAGTTATGCCGCTGGCCGAAACAGTTTGATGTCATGTTGTGTGGCAACATGTTTGGTGACATCATTTCCGACGAAGCGGCGATGTTGACCGGTTCGCTCGGCATGTTGCCGTCAGCTTCTATTGCCGGGAGTCGCTTCGGGATGTACGAACCGTCTGGCGGCAGTGCTCCTGACATCGCTGGTCAGGGGATTGCGAATCCGATTGCGCAGATTCTGTCCGCATCAATGATGTTACGCTACTCCTTCGACATGATTGATGCGGCCACTGCAATTGATGCCGCTGTCGAGAAGACCCTCAACGATGGAATTCGCACCGCTGATATTTTTCGCAATGGTGCCGGGGAGATCAAGGTGAATACGGTCGGCATGGGGGACGCGATTATTGAGCGGATCTGA
- the truA gene encoding tRNA pseudouridine(38-40) synthase TruA, whose amino-acid sequence MRKICLTIEYDGTDFVGWQYQPNGLSVQESVETALAERLGEPVRLISASRTDAGVHARGMVAHFETSTNLPIAAYREGVNTLLPSTIAITAARSVANDFHARYDACGKWYRYTIMTRTVRSPLNHRQAWFMRSQLDLYNMRQAAEDFVGEHDFSAFRTSGCTARTTRRTVYSVAISAHNEFIFIDVRGSGFLRNMVRMMVGTLAEIGAGKRPVTAVTELFADRSERTAFTAPAHGLCLMAIEYQ is encoded by the coding sequence ATGAGAAAGATATGTCTGACTATCGAGTATGATGGCACCGATTTTGTCGGCTGGCAATATCAACCAAATGGTTTATCTGTCCAGGAGTCAGTCGAAACCGCACTTGCTGAACGACTCGGTGAACCGGTTCGTTTAATCTCTGCCAGTCGTACTGATGCCGGAGTTCATGCTCGGGGGATGGTTGCCCACTTTGAAACATCCACTAACCTCCCCATCGCAGCGTACCGTGAAGGGGTTAATACCCTGCTGCCGTCGACTATAGCGATTACTGCGGCACGTTCAGTTGCCAACGATTTTCACGCCCGTTATGATGCCTGCGGTAAATGGTATCGCTACACAATCATGACCCGTACCGTGCGTTCACCGTTAAATCATCGTCAGGCGTGGTTTATGCGTTCCCAGCTGGATTTGTACAACATGCGCCAGGCCGCGGAAGATTTTGTCGGAGAACACGATTTCAGTGCATTTCGCACCAGTGGTTGTACTGCCCGGACGACACGAAGAACCGTCTATTCCGTAGCCATCTCCGCGCATAATGAATTTATTTTTATTGATGTTCGCGGGTCGGGTTTCTTAAGAAATATGGTGCGCATGATGGTCGGAACTTTGGCAGAAATCGGAGCAGGCAAACGTCCGGTTACAGCAGTGACAGAGCTCTTTGCCGATAGAAGTGAACGCACCGCTTTTACCGCTCCAGCTCATGGTTTATGTCTCATGGCGATAGAATATCAGTAA
- the rplM gene encoding 50S ribosomal protein L13, with protein MSTQSAKKTDVVRSWYVIDAEEIVLGRAASQIATVLRGKHKPIYTPHVDTGDFVIVLNADKVKLTGNKLNDKMYYHHSGFPGGIKSINAGKLLAKKPEELIKKAVKGMLPKNKLGRQMFKKLKVYVGTDHPHAAQQPQPFKLQD; from the coding sequence ATGAGTACACAATCAGCGAAGAAAACAGACGTTGTCAGAAGCTGGTATGTTATCGATGCCGAGGAGATTGTACTGGGGCGCGCCGCGTCACAGATCGCGACGGTTTTGCGTGGTAAGCATAAGCCGATCTATACTCCGCACGTTGACACCGGTGATTTTGTCATCGTTTTGAATGCCGACAAGGTCAAACTGACTGGCAACAAACTGAATGACAAGATGTATTATCATCACAGCGGTTTCCCCGGTGGAATCAAGTCGATCAATGCCGGAAAACTTTTGGCGAAAAAGCCGGAAGAGTTGATTAAAAAGGCGGTAAAGGGTATGCTGCCAAAAAACAAACTGGGTCGGCAAATGTTTAAAAAACTGAAGGTTTATGTCGGGACAGATCACCCTCATGCTGCCCAGCAACCGCAACCTTTCAAACTGCAAGATTAG
- the rpsI gene encoding 30S ribosomal protein S9, with the protein MAEQRYYATGKRKTSVARVWMQPGTGSITVNKLSIDDFFGRETSKMVIRQPLELTDNVGKFDISVNVKGGGPSGQAGAIKHGITKALLEADPELRAVLKKAGFITRDSRIKERKKYGLAAARRSFQFSKR; encoded by the coding sequence ATGGCAGAACAAAGATACTATGCGACCGGTAAAAGAAAGACGTCCGTGGCGCGTGTCTGGATGCAGCCTGGTACCGGTAGCATTACTGTAAATAAACTTTCTATCGATGACTTTTTCGGGCGTGAAACGTCGAAGATGGTCATTCGCCAGCCACTTGAATTGACTGACAATGTCGGCAAATTCGATATTTCTGTCAATGTCAAGGGAGGTGGCCCTTCCGGTCAGGCCGGCGCGATCAAACACGGAATAACCAAGGCGTTGCTTGAGGCTGACCCTGAATTGCGTGCAGTTCTCAAAAAAGCCGGGTTTATTACCCGTGACAGCCGTATCAAGGAACGTAAGAAATACGGTTTGGCCGCAGCACGCCGCAGTTTCCAGTTCTCGAAGCGTTAA